Proteins from one Prevotella sp. E2-28 genomic window:
- a CDS encoding TlpA disulfide reductase family protein — protein MKHLMFIAICLMSSMSPLSAANNATGQVQEEPIDTVIPKFLSNGYFFREMPKLPDGEKSMLRLKDKEGNSVIVINVNATLPKSVIRKAIPREQVHNADQFLNGLNTMATMTSLTRAGVKADGTWYSPKEGEPFPPFSEKDMDGHTWTNDSVKGRVMVINLWYSGCGPCRAEMPILSEWKEQLPDVMFFSATYHDAETAKRITDKHHFTWTHLVEAKDMMSWIGTEGFPLTIVVDKNGIVRHAVHGTDEAKREELLTKIKEALLSE, from the coding sequence ATGAAACATTTGATGTTTATAGCTATTTGTCTCATGAGTTCCATGTCACCGCTATCTGCAGCTAATAACGCAACAGGTCAGGTACAGGAAGAACCCATTGACACTGTGATTCCTAAGTTTCTCTCCAACGGTTATTTCTTCCGCGAAATGCCTAAACTGCCCGATGGCGAGAAAAGCATGTTGCGCCTAAAGGACAAGGAGGGCAACAGCGTCATCGTCATCAACGTCAACGCCACACTGCCCAAGTCCGTCATTCGCAAGGCCATCCCACGCGAGCAGGTTCACAATGCCGACCAGTTCCTGAACGGCCTAAACACGATGGCTACAATGACCTCGCTGACAAGGGCTGGCGTCAAAGCCGACGGCACATGGTATTCGCCCAAGGAGGGTGAGCCGTTTCCGCCTTTCTCAGAAAAGGATATGGACGGCCACACATGGACGAACGACAGCGTGAAAGGGCGCGTCATGGTGATTAACCTTTGGTACTCCGGCTGCGGCCCCTGTCGTGCAGAGATGCCCATCCTCTCCGAGTGGAAGGAACAATTACCCGACGTGATGTTCTTCTCAGCTACCTATCACGATGCCGAAACAGCCAAGCGCATCACCGACAAGCACCACTTCACATGGACACACCTCGTAGAGGCCAAGGACATGATGTCATGGATTGGCACTGAGGGATTCCCTCTAACCATCGTCGTCGATAAGAATGGCATTGTACGCCACGCTGTCCACGGCACCGATGAAGCGAAACGAGAGGAGCTATTAACGAAAATCAAGGAAGCGCTACTTAGCGAATGA
- a CDS encoding aspartyl protease family protein, translating into MKVNMNTKPVKLLSVLLFYLFTFSPLNAQLARYRHDFTLNKTNFVDSIAIEWDNEQIFLPVDIDGKRYRFLFDTGAAQAVVYDDTPIAGTTSAGQIRSQDATGATDTVQMVILPPLSLGNLTLTDCQATIQHRPVKGRNIDGIIGFSLINNGLSAKIDVRNRLLILTDRKDFFNREQGFETRYRLKYHVPYLEVKPFGKYREWTLFDTGSRRLYAINRGSLDLCASKAEGQMDSQVEGRSMGRHAIGHFAVEALHEVVFLNFSQLCVCDYTFSDLHTLTTQGESSLGAGMLNFGAVIFNPRKKRVRFQPYNQQSCVSVGNKQLDIAFVPENDMPSVGLVWEQSEPYKLGFRQGDIITKIDDTPIRSFTHFVTYSFIIGREYVFTVKDARGFSREIRWMRLKNPNQRP; encoded by the coding sequence ATGAAGGTGAATATGAATACTAAGCCTGTAAAACTATTGAGTGTTTTACTTTTTTACCTTTTTACTTTTTCACCTTTAAATGCGCAACTGGCCCGCTATCGTCATGACTTCACCCTTAATAAGACTAATTTCGTTGATTCCATCGCAATAGAATGGGATAATGAGCAGATATTCCTGCCTGTCGATATTGATGGAAAACGCTATCGTTTCCTCTTCGACACAGGGGCAGCACAGGCTGTAGTCTATGATGATACGCCCATTGCCGGCACTACCTCAGCAGGACAGATTCGTTCTCAGGATGCCACTGGTGCAACGGATACGGTACAGATGGTTATCTTGCCGCCTTTGTCTCTTGGTAATCTGACGCTCACCGACTGTCAAGCTACGATTCAGCATCGTCCTGTCAAGGGCAGAAATATCGATGGAATCATTGGTTTTAGCCTTATTAATAATGGATTGTCTGCTAAAATAGATGTTCGCAACCGCCTTCTTATCCTTACCGATCGCAAAGATTTCTTTAATCGGGAGCAGGGCTTTGAAACTCGTTATCGCCTGAAGTACCATGTACCTTATTTAGAGGTGAAACCCTTTGGAAAGTATCGTGAATGGACACTTTTTGATACTGGTAGTAGGCGGCTCTATGCAATCAACAGGGGTAGTCTTGACCTTTGCGCTTCTAAGGCTGAGGGGCAAATGGACTCGCAGGTGGAAGGTCGCAGCATGGGGCGACATGCTATAGGTCATTTCGCTGTAGAGGCGCTTCATGAGGTGGTCTTTTTGAATTTCAGTCAGTTGTGTGTATGTGATTATACATTTAGTGATTTGCATACGTTGACCACCCAAGGCGAATCCTCTCTTGGTGCTGGTATGCTTAACTTCGGCGCCGTTATTTTCAATCCACGAAAGAAGCGCGTACGCTTCCAGCCGTATAACCAGCAGTCATGTGTTAGTGTCGGAAACAAGCAATTGGATATCGCCTTTGTTCCTGAGAACGATATGCCCAGTGTGGGACTTGTATGGGAACAAAGTGAACCTTATAAGCTTGGATTCCGTCAGGGCGATATCATCACCAAGATTGACGATACCCCAATCCGTAGTTTCACGCATTTCGTGACCTATTCCTTTATTATAGGTCGTGAATACGTCTTTACTGTAAAAGACGCTCGTGGCTTCTCTCGTGAGATTCGTTGGATGCGCCTGAAGAATCCTAATCAACGACCTTGA